From Arthrobacter sp. U41, a single genomic window includes:
- a CDS encoding DUF6527 family protein, giving the protein MSTPGSHDARPIEREGDSLAHDCPIVQDGGTSKWLAFDCPCRERHRVLINLDNRRHPSWVVTAAAPLTVSPSVDGTRAGRRCHYIIRA; this is encoded by the coding sequence ATTTCGACGCCTGGCTCGCACGACGCCAGGCCAATTGAGCGGGAGGGTGACTCACTTGCTCACGACTGCCCAATCGTTCAGGATGGGGGCACGAGCAAATGGCTCGCCTTCGATTGCCCATGCCGGGAACGCCACCGTGTGTTGATAAATCTTGATAACCGGCGACACCCATCATGGGTTGTCACTGCTGCGGCACCGCTGACGGTCTCCCCCAGCGTGGACGGGACCCGCGCTGGGAGGCGATGCCACTACATCATTCGGGCCTGA